Proteins encoded within one genomic window of Lysinibacillus sphaericus:
- a CDS encoding serine-tRNA(Ala) deacylase AlaX, with protein sequence MKELLYYQDAMQQEFTATVVRTGSEPDGRQYVVLSNTAFYPTGGGQPHDTGTLNNTNVIDVEKIDDEIRHYIEGEASTLSGEVHGKLNWKRRFDHMQQHAGQHILTAAFVELFDAPTVSFHLGSEQVTIDIAVDSLSNEQLAAAEARANAIILENRPIETKWITEQQLADYNLRKEVAVTGAIRLVIIPDFDYNGCGGTHPTSTGQVSAIKILGTEKMKGNVRVSFVCGGRVLAELAMRKTVLADVARQLSVPETEAATALTKLLASQKATEKALVAAKEELLTYEAKALAASDTHIIAIAFHNRTIQELQKLARFIVAERADVIALLVSENEDKLQFVAARGTQVDTSMKELATNVLPCINGKGGGSDQMVQGGGERIIACEQLLTAMQEALQ encoded by the coding sequence ATGAAAGAGCTACTATATTATCAAGACGCTATGCAACAAGAGTTTACAGCAACGGTTGTACGTACCGGTAGTGAGCCGGATGGACGCCAGTACGTTGTGCTTTCTAATACCGCCTTTTACCCTACCGGCGGTGGTCAACCACATGATACAGGTACTTTAAACAATACTAACGTAATCGATGTCGAAAAGATTGACGATGAAATACGCCACTATATCGAGGGTGAAGCTTCCACTCTTTCTGGCGAAGTACATGGCAAATTGAACTGGAAGCGCAGATTTGATCATATGCAACAGCACGCTGGACAGCATATTTTAACAGCAGCATTTGTCGAACTTTTTGATGCACCAACTGTAAGCTTTCACCTCGGTAGTGAACAAGTTACAATAGATATTGCTGTAGACTCATTATCAAATGAACAGCTTGCGGCGGCTGAAGCTCGGGCAAATGCTATTATTTTAGAAAATCGCCCAATAGAAACAAAATGGATTACCGAACAGCAACTTGCTGACTATAACTTGCGTAAAGAGGTAGCTGTCACAGGAGCTATTCGTTTAGTCATCATCCCTGATTTCGACTACAATGGCTGCGGTGGAACACACCCGACATCTACAGGGCAAGTTAGCGCAATTAAAATTCTAGGAACAGAAAAAATGAAAGGCAATGTACGGGTCTCCTTTGTATGCGGAGGGAGAGTTTTAGCAGAGCTAGCGATGCGCAAGACCGTACTGGCGGACGTGGCTAGACAGTTAAGTGTGCCAGAAACCGAAGCAGCAACTGCCCTTACAAAGCTTTTAGCAAGCCAAAAAGCGACAGAAAAAGCGCTTGTAGCGGCAAAAGAGGAATTGCTTACCTATGAGGCAAAAGCATTAGCTGCTAGTGATACACATATTATCGCTATTGCTTTTCATAATCGCACGATACAAGAGCTCCAAAAATTAGCCCGTTTTATTGTCGCTGAACGTGCTGATGTGATTGCCCTACTTGTTTCAGAAAATGAAGATAAATTACAATTTGTAGCTGCTCGCGGTACACAAGTAGACACCAGCATGAAAGAGCTTGCTACAAACGTTTTACCATGTATTAATGGTAAAGGCGGTGGTAGCGATCAAATGGTGCAAGGCGGTGGTGAGCGTATTATTGCTTGCGAACAACTGCTCACTGCTATGCAAGAAGCGCTACAATAA
- a CDS encoding immunoglobulin-like domain-containing protein has translation MLILIALALCLAPMSNASAAQNDLGSFNNASNIEDMKSAMLSDWNVLHYTSGAHQLYLNFKLADQNELANWMIEKRPQAGYNSITLLRQTYLNALIARSLLINVNSAVDAFELWTVFEEETQLDLSDYNLLTTEEQDEVCKQLLQVRPIEGFDKIEMLQTEINTILYQVLSNKVQNDKSSLAVIYSAGDSATSVTQKITLPTVGMNGTTISWSSNMSDIIANDGKVTRPTAMQGNQSVVLTATISKGNVTESKTFTFIVKALSNSSNANLKNLTISSGTLSPAFNKDIKTYTAKVSAGVDSVIITPTVEDSKSTVTVNGTLATQSVKLATGLNTISVIVTAVDGAYQLYTILISKEAPPATSDSNNSSDTPSTTPTPDPASSDAAIIIVNGEEMSLGKAIKSTVNNQKVITLLADSAKLQEKLQTTGNNAIITIPISDTNADMMIGELNGEIVKTMENKQATIVVQTPTASYKLPAQQINIDAISQQLGATVALKDIKIRIELAKVTAEAAQIVDTAANEQNFSLVTKPIDFKVTYSFGNTTGEISKFNTYIERTIALPNDTDLSKITTAVVVRPDGTTYHVPTKVVQKEGKHYAVINSLTNSLYTVVWHPVAFNDVTTHWAKDSINNLGSRFIIDGTSQGVFEPNKDITRSQFVAIMVRGLGLKPSEGTIKYSDVAQDAWYAHYLNTATEYNLIQGYGNGKFGPNDKITRQQAMTILARALSLTNINTSITEDEINSILAPFSDNQQIADDAKRYIALSVKTGLVTGRSNQMIAPADNITRAEVAVIIERFLKTSKLID, from the coding sequence TTGCTCATTTTAATTGCATTGGCGCTATGCTTAGCGCCAATGTCTAACGCCTCAGCAGCACAAAATGACTTAGGTTCTTTTAATAATGCTAGTAATATAGAGGATATGAAATCCGCAATGCTTAGTGATTGGAATGTATTACACTATACATCTGGTGCACATCAATTGTATTTGAATTTCAAATTAGCGGATCAGAACGAATTAGCCAATTGGATGATAGAGAAGCGTCCACAAGCTGGTTATAATTCAATTACTCTATTAAGACAGACCTATTTAAATGCTCTCATAGCTCGTTCATTATTAATAAATGTCAATAGTGCTGTTGATGCTTTTGAGTTATGGACAGTATTTGAAGAAGAAACACAGTTGGACTTGAGTGACTACAATTTGTTAACTACGGAAGAACAAGATGAAGTGTGTAAACAATTGCTTCAAGTTCGACCTATTGAAGGTTTTGATAAAATTGAAATGTTACAAACTGAAATCAATACCATACTTTATCAAGTGCTGTCGAATAAAGTGCAAAACGATAAAAGTTCCTTGGCAGTGATATATAGCGCAGGGGATTCAGCAACATCAGTCACACAAAAAATTACATTACCGACTGTAGGTATGAATGGCACAACAATTAGTTGGTCATCCAATATGTCTGACATTATAGCGAATGATGGTAAGGTGACTCGACCGACTGCAATGCAGGGTAATCAATCTGTAGTGTTAACGGCGACCATTTCAAAAGGAAATGTAACAGAATCGAAAACATTCACATTTATTGTGAAAGCTTTATCAAATTCTTCAAATGCGAATTTGAAAAATTTAACGATTTCAAGCGGTACATTAAGCCCTGCTTTTAACAAAGATATAAAAACATATACAGCAAAAGTTTCTGCTGGAGTAGATAGTGTCATCATTACACCGACTGTAGAAGATAGCAAATCCACAGTGACTGTAAACGGAACACTCGCTACACAGTCTGTAAAACTAGCTACAGGTTTAAATACAATTTCTGTGATAGTAACGGCGGTTGATGGAGCGTATCAGCTCTACACAATTTTAATATCAAAGGAAGCGCCTCCTGCTACAAGTGATAGTAACAATAGCTCTGACACACCAAGCACAACGCCGACACCAGATCCGGCATCGTCAGATGCAGCAATTATTATCGTCAATGGTGAAGAGATGTCACTTGGTAAGGCTATAAAATCGACAGTTAATAATCAAAAGGTAATTACACTACTGGCGGATTCAGCCAAACTTCAAGAAAAGCTACAAACTACAGGTAATAACGCTATCATAACGATTCCTATTAGTGACACCAATGCAGACATGATGATCGGTGAGCTAAATGGTGAAATCGTGAAAACTATGGAGAATAAGCAGGCAACAATTGTCGTCCAAACACCGACAGCCTCTTATAAATTACCTGCCCAACAAATTAATATTGATGCTATCTCGCAACAATTAGGCGCAACAGTTGCACTAAAAGATATTAAAATTCGTATAGAGCTTGCTAAAGTAACGGCAGAAGCAGCACAAATAGTAGATACTGCCGCAAATGAACAGAATTTCTCTTTAGTGACAAAGCCAATTGACTTTAAAGTGACTTATTCATTTGGAAACACTACAGGTGAAATTAGTAAATTTAACACCTATATAGAACGTACAATTGCACTTCCAAACGATACGGATTTAAGCAAAATCACAACAGCTGTTGTGGTGAGACCAGATGGCACAACTTACCACGTGCCAACGAAAGTTGTTCAAAAAGAAGGAAAGCACTATGCAGTAATCAATAGTTTAACAAATAGTTTATATACGGTCGTATGGCATCCTGTTGCATTTAATGATGTAACAACCCATTGGGCAAAGGATAGCATTAATAATCTTGGCTCTCGCTTCATTATTGATGGCACGAGTCAGGGTGTATTTGAACCAAATAAAGATATTACACGTTCGCAATTTGTCGCAATAATGGTGCGCGGTTTAGGGTTGAAGCCAAGTGAAGGTACAATAAAATATAGCGACGTTGCACAAGATGCATGGTACGCACACTATTTAAATACAGCTACAGAATATAATCTTATTCAAGGTTATGGTAACGGCAAATTTGGACCAAATGATAAAATAACACGTCAGCAAGCGATGACTATTTTAGCCAGAGCATTGTCCCTAACGAATATCAATACAAGTATCACAGAGGATGAAATTAATTCAATTTTAGCCCCATTTAGTGACAATCAACAAATAGCTGATGATGCAAAACGTTACATTGCCCTATCGGTGAAAACAGGTCTTGTTACAGGAAGAAGCAATCAAATGATAGCCCCAGCAGATAATATTACACGTGCAGAGGTTGCGGTAATAATCGAGCGCTTCCTAAAAACTTCAAAGTTAATTGATTAA